TGATGTCGAATTCTCATGGGGAGCCACAGAGGTGAAACCTCCGAAGCTTGCCGATGCCATAGTTGAGATTACAGAGACCGGTTCGTCTTTGCGGGCGAATAATCTCAGGATCATCGAGACCATCCTTGAATCAACTACAAAGCTTATCGCAAATAAAAGCTCCTGGGAAGTTGCGTCAAAGAGGAAAAAGATTGAAGACCTTACTCTTCTCCTGCAAGGTGCATTGAATGCTGAGGAGAAAGTCGGGCTTAAAATGAATGTTGAAAGAAAAAATCTCACAAAGATAACATCTCTTCTTCCATCGCTTCATGCGCCAACAATATCAGGCCTCCTCGATGATCCGTGGGTTGCGATAGAAGTGATAATCGATGAAAAGATAGTTCGGGACATTGTGCCGAAGTTAAAGAGTGCCGGCGCAACAGGCATCGTAGAATATCCGCTTAACAAGGTGATACCATAAAGAACTATCCGGTCTGCTCGGGGAGCAGACCCTACATATTTTCAGAGACCCTACATCATGTTCACGGGCTCTATATCATTTTTTGTAGGGCACGTTCCCCGAACGTGCCATCTTAATTTTTTAAATCATAACTGCAGTAAATCCAGCTTTGTATACTTTTTATAAATAATAATAAAAAAACTGTGGAAACCATCCCTTCACTTGGGTATAGTTAACCATGAATATTTGCAAATTCACAGACTGAAAAATATTATTTTCAAAGTATACTAAAAGAAGGAATCCATTATATGAAGAATCTTCTTGAATTTATAGGTGACAGCGTAGCTTACCTTCTCGAGGAAGTGGGAAAAGTTGTTATCCTTTTCTGGCGCTTTTTAACCTGGCTTTTCAAGCCTTCTTTTAAATTCCGCAACACCTTCAAGCAGATGGAAGTAATAGGAGTAAACTCCGTGCTGGTAATAATCCTCACAGGTTTTTTCACGGGCTCGGTGTTTGCCCTCCAGACTTACAGAGGATTTCATCAGTTCAGTGCTGAATATCTTGTAGGATATGTAGTAGCCCTTGCCATTACAAGAGAGCTTGGTCCTGTGCTTACAGGACTCATGGTCACAGGAAGGGCAGGCTCGCTGATTGCAGCCGAGCTTGGAACAATGAAAGTTACCGAGCAGATTGATGCAATGGAAGTGATGGCTGTAAACCCTGTCCAGTATCTTATAGTCCCGAGGATCGTTGCAGCAATAATAGTTGTACCTCTTCTTACGATAATCACCGACTTCATAGGCATACTTGGAGGTTATGTGATAGCTGTGAAAATGCTGGGGCAGAGTTCCGTTATTTACTGGACTGGAATCAGGGACAACCTCGAATTCTCGGATCTGATGCAGGGGATCTACAAGGCGATGGTGTTCGGCGGGATATTAGCTCTCATAGGATGTTACAAAGGGTTTTATACTGAAGGCGGAGCAGAAGGTGTTGGCAAAGCCACGACAAGCGCTGTTGTTGTAGCTTCAGTTCTTATACTGATTTCTGACTATATCCTTACTACTGTATTTTTCTCATGACAACACAGGAAAACTGCTATTTCAAAGAGATCGAACAGCATGTCCTCAGGGCAAGAGGCAGGGGGCTGATGCTGGGGGGCGCAGATTACGCTGTTATGGAAAGATGGGAAAAAATGGGTATCCCCGTAGATATCGTAAAAAGGGGAATTGACATTTCCATAGACGGCATAAGGTTTAACGGTAAAGGTAATATTAATGGTGTAGTGCAGCTTTCATCATGCAGCAGAAAGGTCCTGGAACTTTGGAAAGGAAGAAAAGAGTCATTTATTGGGAAAAATGATATTGGAAGAAGTGATGCCGGAAGAAATAATAATGAGGTGGCTGAAGATCAGTTTTATTCAGAAAATAAATTGCCGCATGAGATAAGAAGAATGGCAGAAAAGCTCGCCTCAGGGGATTTATGTTTATGGCTCCCGTCTGCCATAAATGTGGTTAAAGATTCAGAAGAACAACTTGACGGGCTTATGGAAGCAGTAACGGAAAAAAGAATACCTCATGTTCAGGCAGCTGAAATGTTAGAGAAGATAAGGGATGAGTTTTACTGGAATATCCGGATGTTTCTCACAAGAGAGCAGGAAAGTGAACTGCTCGGGAAAAGAGAAAAGATGCTGCAGAATCTCAGAAAAAATATGAGCGCGCAGGAATATGAGAGAACAGTCGAGGAATTGCTTCTTGTCGCTCTTGCGGAAAGAACAGGGATATAAATAATGGCTAAGGGAACAGGGGCTTTAAAGCAAAAAGAAGAATGCAGCTTCTGCCAGGGGACAGGATGGATACCTGATGATCAGGAAGGGTTGAGGCAGGTTCGCCGCTGCTCCTGCTTTACAGATCTTGTCAAAAAAAGGATAAATGAGAGGTGCAATATTCCTTCAAGATATATTGATTGCAGTTTCGACAATTATGAGATGCACGATCCAAGCCACAACAAAGCAAAGAAGATCGCAGAAAAATTTGTCGCCACATACCCCGGTATTGATACAGGCCTTTTTTTTATAGGGAGCTGCGGTGTAGGAAAGACCCATCTTGCAGTTGCCATTCTTAAAAGCCTTATAGACAGGAAGATGGTTGACGGGATCTTCTATGATTCATGGGAGCTGTTAAAAGCCATACAAAATACCTTCAGCAGTGATTCAGCGCTTTCGGAATCTCAGGTTCTTTCTCCTGTTATTGAAAAAGAGCTGGTGGTACTCGATGACCTCGGTGCGCAGAAGGTGACGGACTGGAGACGCGACATACTGATGTACATACTGAACAAGAGGTACAATGACAAGAAACCTACTATCATAACATCTAACTGGAAGCTTGCGCATGGTGATGTCGAGGGGGAGGAATCTCTGGAGGAAAGGGTAGGTGCAAGGCTCCTTTCCAGACTTTATGAGATGTGTGTGATAGTTGAAATTAAAGGTAAAGACTACAGAAAGTCTTTTAAACAAGACGGTTACAGGCAAAATCTGAGGTAAAAAGGGAATGATACAGTTAAAAAATGTTTCGAAGTCCTTTAACGGAAAAAAAGTTTTAAATAACATTAACCTTACTATTGAAAAAGGGAAGACTACAGTCATCATTGGCGGCAGTGGTCAGGGGAAGAGCGTAATCCTGAAACATATAATCGGACTCCTTAAGCCTGATGAAGGCGAGATTCTCTATAATGGGAAAGATATCGGGAAGATGAGTGAGATGGAACTGAAAGAGACTAGAAGGAACTTCGGATTCCTTTTC
The DNA window shown above is from Candidatus Schekmanbacteria bacterium and carries:
- a CDS encoding ATP-binding protein, whose amino-acid sequence is MAKGTGALKQKEECSFCQGTGWIPDDQEGLRQVRRCSCFTDLVKKRINERCNIPSRYIDCSFDNYEMHDPSHNKAKKIAEKFVATYPGIDTGLFFIGSCGVGKTHLAVAILKSLIDRKMVDGIFYDSWELLKAIQNTFSSDSALSESQVLSPVIEKELVVLDDLGAQKVTDWRRDILMYILNKRYNDKKPTIITSNWKLAHGDVEGEESLEERVGARLLSRLYEMCVIVEIKGKDYRKSFKQDGYRQNLR
- a CDS encoding ATP phosphoribosyltransferase — translated: MKLKLGLPKGSLQESTFSIFKKAGFNISVSSRSYVPYIDDPEIECLLIRAQEMARYVEDGVLDAGITGKDWILEQGAKVVDVADLYYAKGGLRPVRWVVAVPNDSPIKTIKDLKGKRVATELLKFTKSYFKKHKIDCDVEFSWGATEVKPPKLADAIVEITETGSSLRANNLRIIETILESTTKLIANKSSWEVASKRKKIEDLTLLLQGALNAEEKVGLKMNVERKNLTKITSLLPSLHAPTISGLLDDPWVAIEVIIDEKIVRDIVPKLKSAGATGIVEYPLNKVIP
- a CDS encoding ABC transporter permease → MKNLLEFIGDSVAYLLEEVGKVVILFWRFLTWLFKPSFKFRNTFKQMEVIGVNSVLVIILTGFFTGSVFALQTYRGFHQFSAEYLVGYVVALAITRELGPVLTGLMVTGRAGSLIAAELGTMKVTEQIDAMEVMAVNPVQYLIVPRIVAAIIVVPLLTIITDFIGILGGYVIAVKMLGQSSVIYWTGIRDNLEFSDLMQGIYKAMVFGGILALIGCYKGFYTEGGAEGVGKATTSAVVVASVLILISDYILTTVFFS